One window of Fibrobacter succinogenes genomic DNA carries:
- the cysK gene encoding cysteine synthase A, with the protein MSKIYSSADQLIGHTPLLELSHIEKENNLEAKIVAKLEYFNPAGSVKDRIAKAMIDDAEASGKLKPGSVIIEPTSGNTGIGLASVAAARGYRIIIVMPETMSIERRQLMKAYGAELVLTEGAKGMKGAIARATELSQEIPNSFIPGQFVNPANPAAHKATTGPEIWEDTDGKVDIFVAGVGTGGTVTGVGEYLKSKNPNVKIVAVEPESSPVLSKGTAGPHKIQGIGAGFIPDTLNTSVYDEVLPVKNEDAFAAGKAIAKAEGILVGISSGAALHAAIEIAKRPENKGKNIVALLPDSGDRYLSTPLFAD; encoded by the coding sequence ATGTCAAAGATTTACTCTTCTGCTGACCAACTTATCGGTCATACCCCGCTTCTTGAACTTTCCCACATCGAAAAGGAAAACAATCTCGAAGCTAAGATTGTGGCAAAGCTTGAATATTTCAACCCGGCTGGATCTGTCAAGGATCGTATTGCTAAGGCAATGATTGACGATGCCGAAGCTTCAGGCAAGCTTAAGCCGGGTTCAGTGATTATCGAACCGACTTCTGGTAACACCGGTATCGGCCTCGCTTCTGTCGCAGCGGCTCGCGGCTACCGCATCATCATCGTGATGCCGGAAACCATGAGTATCGAACGTCGCCAGCTCATGAAGGCTTACGGTGCAGAACTTGTTCTTACCGAAGGAGCCAAGGGCATGAAGGGTGCAATCGCTCGCGCAACGGAACTCTCTCAGGAAATTCCGAACAGCTTTATCCCGGGCCAGTTCGTGAACCCGGCAAACCCGGCCGCTCACAAGGCTACGACCGGTCCGGAAATCTGGGAAGATACCGATGGTAAGGTTGATATTTTTGTCGCTGGTGTTGGCACTGGTGGAACTGTTACGGGTGTTGGCGAATATCTCAAGTCCAAGAATCCGAACGTAAAGATTGTTGCTGTTGAACCGGAATCTTCGCCGGTGCTCTCCAAGGGCACGGCTGGTCCGCACAAGATCCAGGGTATTGGCGCAGGCTTTATCCCGGATACTTTGAACACCTCTGTCTATGACGAAGTGCTCCCGGTCAAGAACGAAGACGCATTCGCCGCAGGCAAGGCTATCGCCAAGGCAGAAGGCATCCTCGTCGGTATCTCTTCTGGTGCAGCTCTCCACGCCGCCATCGAAATTGCAAAGCGTCCGGAAAACAAGGGCAAGAACATCGTCGCACTCCTCCCGGATAGCGGTGACCGTTACCTCTCCACTCCGCTCTTCGCTGACTAA
- a CDS encoding O-acetylhomoserine aminocarboxypropyltransferase/cysteine synthase family protein, which produces MTTQNKLHFETLQLHVGQEQADPATDSRAVPIYQTTSYVFHNAQHASDRFHLKDAGNIYGRLTNTTQDVFEKRIAALEGGIAGLAVASGAAALTYAITALARKGDHVVAQRSIYGGTYNLLEHTLSKFGIETTFVDIHNLKEVEGAIKDNTKLVFIETLGNPNSDIPDIEAISELAHKNKIPVVIDNTFGTPYLIRPLEHGADIVVHSATKFIGGHGTTLGGVIVDGGKFDWAASGKFPQFTETNPSYGVPFTAAAGAAAYIVYIRAILLRDEGAAISPFNAFLLLQGTETLSLRLDRHVENTKKVLEFLSKHPKVAKVNHPSFADHPQHALYQKYFPNGAGSIFTFDVKGGQAEAFKFIDGLKIFSLLANVADVKSLVVHPYTTTHSELTPAELAEAGISPATIRLSIGTEHYEDIINDLAQALDQI; this is translated from the coding sequence ATGACGACTCAGAACAAGCTCCATTTCGAAACTCTTCAGCTCCACGTTGGTCAGGAACAGGCAGACCCGGCAACCGATTCTCGCGCAGTTCCTATATACCAGACCACTTCTTACGTGTTCCACAACGCTCAGCACGCTTCTGACCGTTTCCATCTGAAGGATGCAGGCAACATTTACGGCCGCCTCACCAATACCACGCAGGACGTTTTTGAAAAGCGCATCGCTGCTCTCGAAGGCGGTATCGCAGGCCTCGCAGTCGCTTCTGGCGCAGCTGCTCTTACTTATGCCATCACGGCTCTCGCTCGCAAGGGTGACCATGTGGTTGCACAGCGCTCCATTTACGGCGGCACTTACAACCTTTTGGAACATACGCTTTCCAAGTTCGGCATCGAGACGACTTTCGTTGACATCCACAACTTGAAGGAAGTCGAAGGCGCTATCAAGGACAACACGAAGCTCGTCTTTATCGAAACTCTCGGCAACCCGAACTCCGACATCCCGGATATCGAAGCCATTTCCGAACTCGCTCACAAGAACAAGATTCCGGTCGTGATCGACAACACCTTCGGTACTCCGTACTTGATTCGTCCGCTCGAACATGGTGCTGATATCGTCGTGCATTCTGCAACGAAGTTCATTGGCGGTCACGGTACGACTCTCGGCGGCGTGATTGTTGACGGTGGCAAGTTTGATTGGGCTGCATCTGGCAAGTTCCCGCAGTTCACCGAAACGAACCCGAGCTACGGTGTGCCTTTCACGGCAGCAGCTGGCGCAGCAGCTTACATCGTTTACATCCGCGCTATCCTTCTCCGTGACGAAGGTGCAGCAATTTCCCCGTTCAACGCATTCCTTCTCTTGCAGGGCACTGAAACGCTTTCGCTCCGTCTTGACCGTCATGTGGAAAACACCAAGAAGGTTCTCGAATTCCTCTCGAAGCACCCGAAGGTCGCTAAGGTCAACCACCCGAGCTTTGCAGATCATCCGCAGCACGCTCTCTACCAGAAGTACTTCCCGAACGGTGCCGGTTCCATCTTCACGTTCGATGTGAAGGGCGGCCAGGCAGAAGCCTTCAAGTTCATCGACGGCCTCAAGATTTTCAGCTTGCTCGCTAACGTTGCCGACGTGAAGAGCCTCGTTGTTCATCCTTATACAACGACCCACTCCGAACTCACTCCGGCTGAACTTGCCGAAGCTGGTATCTCTCCTGCAACGATCCGTCTCTCCATCGGTACGGAACACTACGAAGATATCATCAACGACCTCGCACAGGCTCTTGACCAGATTTAA